The segment CAGGTTAGCTTCTCAGTCTTCTTCCAGAGTTTGTGTAAAACACAGATAAATATTCTTCTTTCCTGTTTCGTATGTAGGAGGATCCATGCTGTCCTGCACCTTGTTTTAAGAGTGCAGGAGATTCTTCTGTCTCTAGTTTTCAGAGCAGTTCTTATTTTGAAAGCTGCACAGTATTCTCTGTATTAATGACGGACCTGGACTTAGTTATGTATGACCTTTCATATAGGTCAGTATTTGAGAAGTGAGATTACTGGATGTCAGGGCAACTGCATTTGTAATGTTGACATGTATTTTCAAAGTTTCTTACTTGAGATTGTTCCAGTCTGTACTCAGGTGTTGCACTAAGGCTGTACAGTATCCAGCTTAATTTTTGCTAATCTGGTTAAGTGAAATATAGGAGCTTGTTGAAGGTTTAACTTGAATTTCTCTGAATGTGAATGACGTGTGATGTTTTGTGTTTAAGAGCATGTCTTATTTCCTTTAATTCGAATTGTCTCCACCCGCACTCTGTTTATTGCTAGTTCTTTACACACTTATCTGTGTGTAAAGGAAGCTTATCCCTTTATCTGCAGTTAGTTTCAAACATTTTCGTTTGTCATATTTGTCTTTTAACTGTATTTTGGTGGTTAtatagttgaatttttttttaatacttctgtATTCTGAATCATAACTAGCGATACCTCCCTGTGTGAAGGAATCTTCATCAAAGAAACGTGTCGTCTTTtccttttgactttattttttcttaatgacaTCAGAGTGTAAGCGTCGATCCGTGTGTTTCTCTTGGTGTGACCCCAGCACCCATCCAGGTAGCTGCACATTGTCCTTCTGCCGTTTTCTGAAAGGTCCCCGTGTTCACTCAGCACACCTGTGCTGCCTTATAGCCCGGATTcatgttttttactttttcttctgcTCTGTGATCAGTCTGTTTATGCCCCACCAGGCTGCTGTTATGTAACTGTTGACAGTTTGTAATTTTGTAAGTAAAAATATGACCACTAACCCCATCACAGCTTTTCTCTTTTCAAGATTTGTGTGGCTACTATTGCTTATTACCTTATCCGTGGGAACATTAGAGTCTGTTTTTGTCTTGTTCCAGAGTAAATAATAAGAGTAGCAGTAAGAGCAGTAGTATTTATGTACGAAAGAGACGTCTTGAAATGGTAGGCTGTGTGTCGTGTAGGCAGAGACCTCCTCGAGCAGAGGAATGGTTTCCCAGCATACACTGTAAGCTTGTGGTTGTGTATCTTCCATTAGGAGCTCACAAGCCTCAGAATCTAGAAAAAGCTCACCATTCCATTCCAGTTCTTACAAGCAAGTAGGATttgataaatgaggaaacaaaaagTTGCAGTGTTTCGATGACTTGGGTAAGTAATTTTCATCGTTTACACTGCTGACTGGGCTGGGCCTAACGCAGCAAGCGACTCGCGTGGCCACCAAGCCGCCCTCTGGTCTTGCAGGCGCAGCGCCCCTTCCCCACCGTTGTGTGCCGCCCTGTCAGTGAGCGGCTTCTGTACGGTAAACATGTCTGTAGATGTGCAGGCTTTGTTCTGTGTATAGAGAAGTGTGATCATTCTTCATATTCTGTGCTTCTTTGGGTCAGGGGTAGCACCTCTCTAGTGTAAGTGTATCCCACTGAACTGCTGTTGATAGCTGCCTGGGCTGTTTCCACCTGTTGCTCTTCCCAGCGCTGCTGCAGTGCGTCTTTGTTCCGTGTAACACTTCTCTTTCCCGATTTTCTTGGTTGCTTTTACACATCTGTTCTTTCAGATGAACTTTAAACTGCTTCTGAATTCCAATTCATTGGTATCACGTTGAATATATACTCTGAGGACTAATATCTTACTTATTGAGTCTTGCCATCAGTTACTGAAGTTTTACAGGAATTAAGTAAAAACATCTTTGTCAAATATAGTCATCTCTTATGGGATTCTCTGcaaactttttcatcttttttgaaaTTAGAATGTCTTTGTGGGCCAAGATCAGTTTTTAAATGTGGTTCCTTCTACCCTAAGATCTTGATTCTGTGGTGTTTAagtgacttttgttttcttttcagagaAAGTTTCATTGTGCAAATTTGACTTCCTGGCCTCGCTGGCTGTATTCCTTATATGATGCTGTAAGTAACTTACATTGAAAGTTTTGCTTCCAGGGGAAGCCATGTTATGAGGCTCATTAGATGAAACAAGtgccattttatttttggaaCTAGTGCCATTCACTCAAGGGGAAAAGGCAGCAGTCATACTGCCAGACAGACCTGACTTCTAACGTATAGACCTTTAGTTTTCTGTCCATGGACAGTGGCTTCTGACTTCAGGACAAGATGCTGTGGCAGCTTTGGGGGTATTAAGCAGTTAAAATTTTGTTGTCAAGTTATAGTTAGATTTAGAAAAATACAGAACCCTTAACAGTGTTTTAGTTCTCTTATAAACAGGTATGTCCACTTCTATTTACTGCTTTTAGTGTACTAATTGATGTATACAATAGTGCTTTTGCAGTTCAAACTTTTTATATTAGGCATCATGACAGCTTGAAAAATTCAGTAAGATACTGTCGGGATAGTTCACAGAATGTAGGAGCTGGAGCTCTGGGCTTACTGAACTGGTAGGTTGTGAGCGCTTAGCACACGGGCAGCACCAAAGGAAACGGTTCACTCTGCTCTTCAGCAGCTTAAGAGGCATTACAAGTACATAATAGACCAGAGTATTTTTTACATCCACTTGCGAAAAGATAGTGAGCACTCTGATGTGGTAAACAGGCACCAGGTGAGGTGTGCAGGTAGCAGCTGCTAGTGCAACTTTTTcctggagaggaaggagagaggcccTTGAGAAGCCAGACCCAGGGGAGAGAGGCTGGAAAGCCAGCCTTGTGCTGGGCTAAGCAGGGGGTGCAATCATTTCTGTGTAAGAAAACAGACGCGTATATACTGGAACTTCACTAGATAGTAACTACTTACATTGCTACTAATATGTTAGATTTATTGAGTTGAAAAGCTGACAGTGAAGTGTAGAAAGTGTGTGACCCTTACTATGGCTCGTTTCAAACAAGGAAACCTTAATGGATAGAATCAAGAAACAGCTACGCGAATGGGATGAAAATCTCAAAGAAGATTCTCTTCCTTCAAATCCAATAGGTATGAAAAATCAGCTTTCTTCCTGTGATGTTTTACTAAAATTGTTTTGTAAGTTTTCTGTTTAGTGAAACAAAAACTGTTTTTATTATCCTGAAAAAGCATTTGTTTTCATGAATTACAGAAAAAACAAATGAGTATTTTTTAGTTAATTGTAACAAGGGTCTTAAATTCTGAGCATTCCTATTTTAGGCATAAAAGGCTCGGGTTGCAGTAAATAGCTTGCATCCAGAAGTGCTATCTGGGTATAAAGACTCCTTTCCTTGGTCTTCAGGGTGCCTTTAAAGGTGACCTTAGTTCCAAGACTTACTGTTGTGTTTACATAACTGTCAATTAGGTACAATTTAACTATTTTTCTAGTCTCTTAGTAAGTAAGTGACTTTTAATAACATGGGTTTGATTTCATGTATAAGACATTTACAAAAACAAGTACGGGAAAAGAAGTTACATccttaagaaatatatatatacacacacttgaGAGCTGATACATGTTAGTATTGTTTATAACTGTGTGAAGTGTGTTCTCTGGGAAGGGTTTATTTGAAAAGGATGTTACGGCATTCATTCATAAGTTATGTGATACGTATCTGCTTCATAAGTTTGAAAAAACCTATCCTGTCTCTAAGATTTTTCTTACAGAGTAGCTGCTTGTCTTCCTATTGATGATGTATTACGAATTCAGCTCCTTAAAATCGGTAGTGCAATCCAACGACTTCGCTGTGAACTAGACATTATGAATAAAGTGAGTAATGAACGTCTGTTGGTCTGGGGTTGGGGGAGTTGCATTGTTGGGACCAACAAGGCTGTCTGTAGGGTGTCGAGTCATGTAGTCATGGAAATAGAACTAATTGTGGTTTGCATTAAAAAGGattatttaaacatttcatttGAGATCATAAGAGAGAAAAATTGTTTTGCATTCCTCTATGTATCCTAGAGGGTCATTAGTTTAGTGAATATGTCAGCTTGTGTCTTCCTTGTTCCatctttaaaattatagttaATCAACACTTTGGAGCATTTCCCCCACtaattttctcttaaatattttagtgtacgtcactttgctgtaaacaatgtcaagaaacagaaataacaaccaaaaatgaaatattcaggTGAGCTCTTTATTACATTTTTAGTACACATCTGAGTACATTTTCCCAACTGCCCTAACAGAACAACAGCCAAGACTGTATTTCTGTTTTCCGTATTTTTCCCTCCATTAAATTACAAATACTCAGCAAATGAAATACGGGCTCTTGCCTGGGTGCCAGAACAGCAGTGGTTGTGGACGGGATTATTCACAGCAATGAGCGAGCCTGGGGAAGGAAAACCTCCCCAGCACCCCAACCTTGTTAAAAATCGATCAACTTTATCTTTCTCAGTACCTACAGGGTTCTATGCACTACTTCACTCAGATATCAGTTTCACCACGTAGGGTCAGAGTTTCGCAGGACATGCTTCTGGACAGGTACTGATGCTGTGTGATACACAGTACTGTTTGCACAGTACTCAGATGCCCAAGAACGACCACATGGAACCTTTTATTGGACTTCCCCTCTCACCCTTTTTGGGCAGCTTGAGCTCCCTGTATATTACAGTGTGTATCttgaagaagattaaaaaaaccaGTCCTACTTTTCCTTTTTGTCATCAGGAAaaccagtgaaagtcactcaattgtgtccgactctttgcggccccgtggactatacatatacggtccatgggattctccaggccagaatagtggagtgggtagcctttcccttctccaggggatcttcccaacccagggagagaacacaggtctcccgcattgccggcgggttctttaccagctgagccacaagggaaaacaTACACCAAATAAAATTGGGCTGCCAGCCTCTGGTTAGTTTTAACTGCACTATATAGCTCTTTCATCCCGTTTCTCGGTGAACTTTGTTGGATTTCCCCATCTTGACTCCGCTGACTCTCTGTTCTAGTTTGTCTTTATGTGGGCCGATGGCAGCGTATGTGAACCCTCACGGGTACGTGCACGAGACGCTTACCGTGTACAAGGCCTGCAACTTGAACCTGATCGGCCGGCCTTCTACAGACCACAGCTGGTTTCCTGGGTAATGCAGTGGCGTCCCCttttgggtttgtgtgtgtgccttAATTGAGCAGTAAAGCTCAAAAGAGTATTAAGGAGAGTTGCTAGAATTTATCATCAGAAATAGGCAATGAAATAAATAGctatttaaatgttcatttcaCGAGTGGCTAGAAAAAGTTACTCTTGCACAGTCTCATTGAATGTAGTCAGGTGGCTGCTGCAGTTCTTAAATCAACTGTACCGTTGATCCACACCCCTTCAGAATGAGCTGACAGGAAAGTGAAATATCAACTGTTTCATGAACCAGTAAAACTAGACCCCTTGAACAGCATGGTTTTGAACCGCTCATTTCCGCTTTCCTCTTAGGTGCAGGGATGTTTCAGTAGTAAAATACTACAATACCGGCTGCATCTGTGTTGGCTGAATTGTTAGATGCAGAGATGAATTGCAGATACAAGGACCAACTATAAAAAATAGGTGGATTACCCCTTGTGTTGGTCAAGGGTCCACTGTAtatctgtattttataatttgtaaaatTAGCGACTGTTACCCAAGCAGTGATAGACACAAAACCTGCAGAATCCAGCTTTTCTTCAAGTTTGTAGGCTTTGGTTTTTTAGGCTTAGCCTATTGACCTTCAAAGTATGACTGTGGGACCTACGACACTACCTGAGAACTTGTGGGATCCCTGCAGCCAATAACGCTGGCTCagcctttttattttgaaagaggcAAGCTGAGCAGGGCTTAGTGGCTGTATTTGTTATTCTGGACCTAGAACCATACCATTTGGACTGGCCAATCTTACGTGATAGCATTCTTAAGGACTAACAGTAGAATTAACTGGTTAATAGAAATAGTAAATATGGATCCCTGAAAAAAGTTTCATTACATGGTTTGGGTGActtctggtttgtttgtttgggatttttttccctctaatgcCAGggcttatatttttattaaattatgtgGCAAAACCATTCTTCTTTTAGAAAAGCAGTTATTAAATCTTAACGTGAGAGAAACACTTAACCTCTTCCATCCCCAGTTTTAACTCAGAGAAGAAGTGTGTATTTCTACATGTGATTGTTATTTCCTAACTTGACTTCAATGCAAAACAACTAAGAAAATGCTGCTACGATTTACAATGTGTTCCTGGCAACCAGCAGTTTGTATAAAGAAACCTATATTATTAATAAgatagttttcttcttctttggcattggagaaaaaaatttaagcatgGCTTAAGAGCACAATCAAGTAACTTTATAAAGACTGATGCATTACCATGATGATACAAAttagaaaatcttttttgtgAGGTCTGTTTCAGGGAACTTGTATAAATCAAAGCTCTGAGTTTTCTCTTCCCCATCCTTAGAACTTGGCTACTAAAAGATGTGTCTTTCTAACAGGTGTCTGAGGTGATAGGCTGGGATACAGAGATGCATTTCCTGAGCTGATTTACCTTTCCTTAATCTCGTAGGTATGCCTGGACTATTGCCCAGTGCAGGATCTGTGCCAGCCATATTGGATGGAAATTTACAGCCACCAAAAAAGACATGTCACCTCAAAAATTCTGGGGTTTGACTCGATCCGCTCTGTTGCCCACCATCCCGGATACGGAAGATGACATGAGCCCTGACAAAGTAATACTCTGCTTATAAATGAATACGGTAGGGATAAGGTTACTTAACACATTGGCATTCTAACACCAGATCTGCTTTGGAAATTACTGCGTTTGATGCATACCTAAGTAAAAGCAACATTACATGGAAGGTTGCAGTTTCTTAGTCGAACAACAGGATTTCAAGATTTAAACTAAGATGTTCTATTGAAGAGGATGAGAAGCAGTCTAGAATACTTGGTTTTCAGGAATACCTACTTTAGGAGCTTGGTGCTGTTGT is part of the Bubalus kerabau isolate K-KA32 ecotype Philippines breed swamp buffalo chromosome 20, PCC_UOA_SB_1v2, whole genome shotgun sequence genome and harbors:
- the CRBN gene encoding protein cereblon isoform X2, with protein sequence MEVEDQDIKEPKKPNIINFDTSLPTSHTYLGSDMEEFHGRTLHDDDSCPVIPVLPQVVMTLIPGQTLPLQLFSPQEVSMVRNLIQKDRTFAVLAYSNVQEREAQFGTTAEIYAYREEQDFGIEVVKVKAIGRQRFKVLEIRTQSDGIQQAKVQILPECVLPSTMSAVQLESLNKCRIFPSKPVSWEDQCSYKWWQKYQKRKFHCANLTSWPRWLYSLYDAETLMDRIKKQLREWDENLKEDSLPSNPIDFSYRVAACLPIDDVLRIQLLKIGSAIQRLRCELDIMNKCTSLCCKQCQETEITTKNEIFSLSLCGPMAAYVNPHGYVHETLTVYKACNLNLIGRPSTDHSWFPGYAWTIAQCRICASHIGWKFTATKKDMSPQKFWGLTRSALLPTIPDTEDDMSPDKVILCL
- the CRBN gene encoding protein cereblon isoform X3 — protein: MEEFHGRTLHDDDSCPVIPVLPQVVMTLIPGQTLPLQLFSPQEVSMVRNLIQKDRTFAVLAYSNVQEREAQFGTTAEIYAYREEQDFGIEVVKVKAIGRQRFKVLEIRTQSDGIQQAKVQILPECVLPSTMSAVQLESLNKCRIFPSKPVSWEDQCSYKWWQKYQKRKFHCANLTSWPRWLYSLYDAETLMDRIKKQLREWDENLKEDSLPSNPIDFSYRVAACLPIDDVLRIQLLKIGSAIQRLRCELDIMNKCTSLCCKQCQETEITTKNEIFSLSLCGPMAAYVNPHGYVHETLTVYKACNLNLIGRPSTDHSWFPGYAWTIAQCRICASHIGWKFTATKKDMSPQKFWGLTRSALLPTIPDTEDDMSPDKVILCL